Within Salarias fasciatus chromosome 15, fSalaFa1.1, whole genome shotgun sequence, the genomic segment AGATGAGAGGGTTGAGGGCCGACTTGAGGTAGCACAGCCACAGGACCCAGGTGCTGATCTGAAAGAAGCCGTCTCTCCGGTAGAAGCCGTGGCTGAAGGTGGCCGCCAGGCTGAAGGCGGTGAAGGGCGCCCAGCACACGGTGAAGACGgagaagaggatgaggatggtggTGAAGGCACGGGTCTTGAAGCTCATGTCGATGTTCATCTGGAAGGGGCGCTGCAGGCTCAGCAGGCCCAGCTTGCTGGCCTGGCTCAGGCAGACGCCGTCCGGGTGGCTGTGGATGCGCACGGCGTTGTGGCGGATGGTGTTGAGGATTCCCATGAACGTGTACAGCATGACCACgaaaggaaggaagaagaagaccaGCATCAGGACCAGGACGTAGGCGTGGTAGCCCCGCTCGGCGCTGTAGCCGAACACGCACTGAGGGGCCCTGGGGGGGGTCTGCAGGGGGGGCGAGCCCACGGCCAGGGGgaaggagaacaggaaggacaGGCCCCAGGTGACCCCCACCAGCAGCTTGGCCCTCTGCGGGCTCAGCTTGTCCTGCTTCTGCACGATGATCAGAAAGCGGTCTATGCTTATTATAAGCAGTATGGCCACGCCTTCCATCACAAAGAGCCAGAAGAGCATGGCGGAAACCCGACAGAACACGTCCCCGAAGATCCAGCTGGTGGTCACCACGGTGACCAGAGCGAAGGGCATGTTCAGGACGGCCAGCATCATGTCCGCGAGCGCCAGGCTGGCCAGCAGGATGTTGATGGCCGAGCGCATGGCGGACCTCTGGTACACCATCAGGCACACCACCACGTTCCCCGACAGCGCCAGCAGCAGGATGGCCGCCATGGCCAGGCAGAAGAAGACCTGCAGGGGCAGGCCCACGCCCTGCCGGGTCTCCGAAGGCGCCGCCGTGGGCGCGACCGGCTCCGGAGGCGAGTGGGAGCCCAGGGTAACGTTCGCCATGGAGACAGCCTCCGCCCGAGGCCTCCCGCAGAGCTTCAGCAGTCCCGTAACGAGGCGGCGGCGACGGGCGTGGACGAGCCCCGCCTCCGGGAGGGGGGCAGGGGCGCAGCGGAGCGGTCTTCCCCCGGGCCAAGCGGCATCCTCACCGGAGACGTGAGACTGAACATGATGCCGAGGGCGGCGGTCCACACGGCGCCGACGTCAGGCCCTGCACggagagacacaaacacagccgtCTGTCTGAATTCCCAATACGTCAGAGAAGAAAACAGGTTCCATTTAAAAACCCACGGGACTTCCTGGGAGTTCCACCCAGTCTGTTAACCACTCAGTGATACGTCTGCAGCTCACACCACCGTGATCCCACAGGACGTTCCTCTGTCCGCGGAAATAACTTCATTCGCAACAAACACACCAACTATTAGGAGGAACACGTACTTTTGAACAGAGGACAGAGTTCAGCGTCGGCCGTGAAGGAGCTTCAACGTCTCTGTGTGCTGCAGTCCTGACTGTCTGTGTGGGAAActtaaagaaatgaagaaaaaat encodes:
- the gpr63 gene encoding probable G-protein coupled receptor 63, with product MANVTLGSHSPPEPVAPTAAPSETRQGVGLPLQVFFCLAMAAILLLALSGNVVVCLMVYQRSAMRSAINILLASLALADMMLAVLNMPFALVTVVTTSWIFGDVFCRVSAMLFWLFVMEGVAILLIISIDRFLIIVQKQDKLSPQRAKLLVGVTWGLSFLFSFPLAVGSPPLQTPPRAPQCVFGYSAERGYHAYVLVLMLVFFFLPFVVMLYTFMGILNTIRHNAVRIHSHPDGVCLSQASKLGLLSLQRPFQMNIDMSFKTRAFTTILILFSVFTVCWAPFTAFSLAATFSHGFYRRDGFFQISTWVLWLCYLKSALNPLIYYWRIKKFRDACLDLMPKYFKFLPQLPGNTKRRIQPSAVYVCGEHRSVV